In Perognathus longimembris pacificus isolate PPM17 chromosome 23, ASM2315922v1, whole genome shotgun sequence, a single genomic region encodes these proteins:
- the Mrpl28 gene encoding 39S ribosomal protein L28, mitochondrial, with amino-acid sequence MPLHRFPVRLWPRLRLREGICSRLPAHFLRSLEEERVPTAVHYRPHGAKYKINPKNGQRERVQDVPIPLHYPLESQRGLWGGEGWILGYRYANNDKLSTRVKKVWKPQLFQRELYSEILDKKFPVTVTMRTLDLIDKAYGFDFYILKTPKEDLCSKFGMDLKRGMLLRLARQDPQLHPDDPERRAAIYNKYKGFVIPEAEAEWVGLTLEEAVEKQRLLEEKDPVPLFKIYVEELVEQLQQQVLSEPTVVQKRTGGK; translated from the exons ATGCCCCTGCACAGGTTCCCGGTCCGCCTGTGGCCGCGACTGCGGCTGCGGGAGGGCATCTGTTCCCGCCTGCCCGCCCACTTCCTGCGCTCCCTGGAGGAGGAGCGGGTGCCCACCGCCGTCCACTACCGACCCCACGGGGCCAAGTACAAGATCAACCCCAAGAACGGGCAGCGGGAGCGCGTGCAGGACGTACCCATCCCCCTTCACTACCCCCTAGAGTCGCAGCGGGGACTCTGGGGCGGCGAGGGCTGGATCCTGGGCTACCGATACGCCAACAATGACAAG CTCTCAACAAGGGTGAAGAAGGTTTGGAAACCCCAGCTCTTTCAGCGTGAGCTCTACAGTGAGATCTTGGACAAGAAGTTCCCTGTAACTGTGACCATGCGGACTTTGGATCTCATCGACAAAGCCTATGGGTTTGACTTCTATATCCTCAAG ACTCCAAAGGAGGATCTGTGCTCCAAATTTGGGATGGATCTAAAGCGAGGAATGCTGTTAAGGCTTGCCCGCCAGGACCCCCAACTACACCCAGATGACCCTGAACGAAGGGCAGCTATCTACAACAAGTACAAG GGCTTTGTCATCCCAGAGGCGGAGGCTGAGTGGGTTGGCCTAACCCTGGAGGAGGCTGTGGAGAAGCAGAGGCTCCTGGAGGAGAAG GACCCTGTTCCCCTATTCAAGATCTATGTGGAGGAGCTGGTTGAACAGCTTCAGCAGCAGGTGCTATCGGAACCCACAGTGGTGCAGAAGAGAACCGGTGGGAAGTGA
- the Pgap6 gene encoding post-GPI attachment to proteins factor 6: MGQAGTCGAARAAAAAVPPLLLLLLLLARRPPAAAGDGWTSEAGLVPEHFSQAPQKLSFYSWYGSVRLFHFRVPPDTARLRWLLHVSQESGPTCADMEITVHFRYGAPPVINPLGTRFSNTTSVQPSFHIRTLFSTMLLGNTSINISHPAPGDWFLAAHLPPSSQKIEVKDFVPTCAYIFQPDMLVMRVVEVSILEPNVPLLKTLLSRPTYLKIFIPEYTQELRLELQECASKDSPGCPVQLTLGTATLPRNFQKVLTCSGPTPSCHVLLPSPPWGRWLQVVAESLAGPQLSVAFSAEAVLKACRPWSMTLQRLVQNSANQSNDTSAGQLFPHPYHQDLGRCGRGCRDPFCLLNYPLMREDMNVLSVRFQPLEGVVVLLHSDSPSIMRLRLDTGMDNGGSLTIILRTNTTEITNSTLIAACVNAASPFLSFNASLNCTTAFFQGYPLSLNTLSTTASLTIPYPETDNWYLSLQLVCPESPRACEQTTARVETTLSLMPCLDDCGTYGQCLLLRRHSYVYAGCSCKAGWRGWSCTDNSTAQTMAQQKAAALLLTLSNLMFLAPIAVSVHRAFLVEAFVYLYTMFFSTFYHACDQPGEATLCIFNYDTLQYCDFLGSGASTWVTILCMARLKTVLKHILFVLGTLIMAMSLQLDRRGIWNLMGPCLFAFVIMSSMWVYRCGHRHQCYPTWQRWVFYLLPGISMASMGIAIYTSMMTNDNYYYTHSIWHILLAGSVALLLPPQEEQVEPWACSQKFPCHYQICRNNQDELYTVT, encoded by the exons AGGCTGGCCTGGTACCCGAGCACTTCTCACAGGCGCCACAGAAGCTGTCCTTCTACAGCTGGTATGGCAGCGTCAGGCTCTTCCACTTCCGTGTGCCCCCAGACACTGCTCGGCTGCGCTGGCTGCTACATGTGTCCCAGGAGAGTGGCCCCACATGTGCAGATATGGAGATTACCGT GCACTTCCGCTATGGGGCCCCTCCTGTCATCAACCCACTGGGCACCAGATTCTCCAACACCACCTCCGTGCAGCCGTCCTTCCACATCAGGACCCTGTTTAGCACCATGTTGCTGGGCAATACTTCCATCAACATCTCCCACCCTGCCCCAGGGGATTGGTTTTTGGCCGCCCActtgcccccctcctcccaaaagATTGAGGTGAAG GACTTTGTTCCCACCTGTGCCTACATCTTCCAGCCTGACATGCTGGTCATGCGAGTGGTTGAGGTCTCCATCCTGGAGCCCAATGTGCCCCTGCTGAAGACCCTCCTCTCCCGCCCTACCTACCTCAA GATCTTTATCCCTGAGTACACCCAGGAACTTCGGCTGGAACTTCAGGAATGTGCatccaaagacagcccaggctgcCCTGTGCAGCTCACGTTGGGCACAGCCACCCTGCCCAGAAACTTCCAGAAGGTGCTGACCTGCAgtggccccaccccctcctgccaTGTACTGTTGCCCTCGCCACCATGGGGCCGATGGCTGCAAGTGgtagctgagagcctggcagGGCCTCAACTGTCTGTGGCCTTCAGTGCTGAGGCTGTACTCAAAG CCTGCAGGCCATGGAGTATGACTTTACAACGCCTTGTGCAAAACAGTGCAAACCAGAGCAACGACACCTCCGCAGGCCAATTGTTCCCACATCCTTATCACCAGGACCTGGGCAGATGTGGCAGAGGGTGCCGTGACCCCTTCTGTCTCCTGAACTATCCACTCATGAGGGAGGACATGAATGTGCTGTCTGTGCGCTTCCAGCCCCTGGAGGGGGTGGTGGTACTACTGCACTCGGACTCACCCTCTATAATGCGGCTCCGCCTGGACACAGGCATGGACAATGGAGGGTCCCTCACTATCATCCTGAGAACTAACACG ACAGAGATTACAAATAGCACCCTGATAGCTGCTTGTGTGAATGCTGCTTCACCCTTCCTCAGTTTCAATGCTTCACTGAACTGTACCACAG CCTTCTTCCAGGGCTACCCTTTGTCTCTGAACACTTTATCTACCACGGCCAGCCTCACCATCCCCTATCCAGAGACAGACAACTGGTACCTCTCCCTGCAGCTTGTGTGCCCAGAGAGTCCTAG GGCCTGTGAACAGACCACGGCCCGAGTGGAGACCACCTTGAGCCTGATGCCCTGTTTGGATGATTGTGGGACTTATGGCCAGTGCCTCCTACTCCGCAGACACAGCTATGTGTATGCAGGCTGCAGCTGCAAGGCGG GCTGGCGTGGGTGGAGCTGCACGGATAACAGCACAGCACAGACTATGGCTCAGCAGAAGGCAGCTGCACTCCTGCTCACCCTCAGCAACCTCATGTTCCTGGCTCCCATTGCTGTGTCAGTACACCGTGCTTTCCTGGTGGAAGCCTTCGTCTACTTGTACACCATGTTCTTCTCTACG TTCTACCATGCCTGTGACCAGCCAGGGGAGGCCACACTCTGCATCTTCAACTATGACACGCTGCAATACTGCGACTTCCTGGGCTCTGGGGCATCCACCTGGGTCACCATCCTCTGCATGGCCCGGCTGAAGACGGTTCTGAAACAT ATCCTGTTTGTCCTGGGCACACTGATCATGGCCATGTCCTTACAGCTGGACCGCAGGGGCATCTGGAACTTGATGGGGCCCTGCCTTTTTGCCTTTGTGATCATGTCCTCCATGTGG GTGTACCGTTGTGGGCATCGGCACCAATGCTACCCTACCTGGCAGCGCTGGGTCTTCTACCTCTTGCCTGGCATCTCCATGGCCTCTATGGGCATCGCCATATACACCTCTATGATGACTAATGACAACTATTACTATACACACAGTATCTGGCATATCCTGCTGGCTGGAAGTGTAGCCTTGCTGCTGCCACCACAGGAGGAACAAGTTGAGCCCTGGGCCTGCTCACAGAAGTTCCCCTGTCACTATCAGATCTGTAGGAATAATCAAGATGAACTGTACACAGTGACATAA